A window from Trichomycterus rosablanca isolate fTriRos1 chromosome 21, fTriRos1.hap1, whole genome shotgun sequence encodes these proteins:
- the suds3 gene encoding sin3 histone deacetylase corepressor complex component SDS3 yields MASTLMSPVVDYYNDEEELDSVDEDDRSFRGRDSEEDTEDASETDLAKHDDNDYVELKEQMYQDKLASLKRQLQQLQEGTLQEYQKRMKKLDQQYKERLRNADLFLQLETEQVERNYIKEKKAAVKEFDDKKVELKENLIAELEEKKKMIENEKLTMELTGDSMEVKPIMTRKLRRRPNDPVPIPDKRRKPAPAQLNYLLSEDQILEDLRSLNKLKSPKRPASPSSPEHLPVAPMESPSRYEARIEDGKLYYDKRWYHKSQAIYLESKENNKISCVISSVGTSEIWVRKTSDSTKMRIYLGQLQRGAFIIRRRSAI; encoded by the exons ATGGCTTCGACTTTAATGTCACCGGTGGTGGATTATTATAACGATGAAGAGGAGCTGGACAGCGTGGATGAAGATGATCGCAGCTTCAGAGGGAGAGACTCAGAAGAAG ACACTGAAGATGCCAGTGAAACAGACCTGGCGAAGCACGATGACAACGACTACGTAGAGCTGAAGGAACA AATGTACCAGGACAAACTGGCATCGCTGAAACGGCAGCTGCAACAACTCCAAGAAG gcaCTCTGCAGGAGTATcagaagaggatgaagaagcTGGATCAGCAGTATAAAGAACGACTGCGTAACGCAG ATCTCTTCCTCCAGCTCGAG ACGGAGCAGGTGGAGAGGAACTACATCAAGGAGAAGAAGGCGGCCGTGAAGGAGTTCGATGACAAGAAGGTGGAGCTGAAGGAGAACCTGATCGCCGAGCTggaggagaagaagaagatgatCGAGAACGAGAAATTGACCATGGAGCTGACCGGAG ACTCCATGGAGGTGAAGCCCATCATGACACGTAAGCTGAGGAGGAGACCCAACGACCCCGTCCCCATCCCCGACAAGCGCAGGAAACCTGCTCCAG CTCAGCTGAACTATTTACTCTCGGAGGATCAAATACTGGAGGACCTGAGGTCGCTAAACAAG CTAAAGTCACCAAAGAGACCAG CTTCCCCTTCCTCTCCGGAACACCTCCCTGTTGCACCCATGGAAAGCCCGTCCCGCTACGAGGCTCGGATAGAGGACGGGAAGCTCTACTACGATAAACGATG GTACCACAAGAGTCAGGCCATCTATCTGGAATCGAAGGAAAACAACAAGATCAGCTGTGTGATCAGCTCAGTAGGAACCAGTGAG ATCTGGGTGAGGAAGACGAGCGACAGTACGAAGATGAGGATCTATTTAGGACAGTTACAGCGAGGAGCCTTCATCATCAGGCGCCGCTCAGCCATATAG